The uncultured Hyphomonas sp. genome includes a window with the following:
- a CDS encoding RluA family pseudouridine synthase, whose product MSGQIVTETVTSKEEGTRLDRWIKRRVQLTQGQVEKMIRTGQIRVDGARAKSNTRLSSGMQVRLPILSGGAAKPAPDKASKVSKEDRDFLREITLYEDDDMIALNKPAGLAVQGGSGQGKHIDGMLASLSDGTHRPVLVHRLDKDTSGVLLTAKHPAAAARLAELFRSRDMDKVYWAVTVGVPNPPFGQIRCWMVKGVPDEHEEDGYRVVNPKARGRRDSDRERMFRSAQGVEGARHSITDYAVVSTAGQRAAWVALKPLTGRMHQLRFHMLEMNTSILGDFKYQCRREVPQGLAPGLHLHARALMIPRQNAKPLKIVAPLSPHMAQTFEALGFLEQEAGKDPLAPFV is encoded by the coding sequence ATGAGCGGTCAGATCGTCACCGAGACTGTCACGTCGAAGGAAGAAGGCACGCGCCTCGACCGCTGGATCAAGCGGCGGGTCCAGCTGACCCAGGGACAGGTGGAGAAGATGATCCGCACCGGGCAGATCCGGGTGGATGGCGCACGGGCAAAATCCAATACGCGCCTGTCTTCCGGCATGCAGGTCCGCCTGCCGATCCTCAGCGGCGGCGCGGCCAAGCCGGCCCCGGACAAAGCGAGCAAAGTGTCCAAGGAAGACCGTGACTTCCTGCGCGAGATCACGCTTTACGAAGACGATGACATGATCGCGCTGAACAAGCCTGCAGGCCTCGCCGTGCAGGGCGGCTCAGGGCAAGGCAAACATATCGACGGCATGCTCGCGTCGCTCAGCGATGGCACGCACCGGCCGGTGCTGGTGCACCGCCTGGACAAGGACACGTCCGGTGTCCTGCTGACGGCCAAGCACCCCGCCGCAGCGGCGCGCCTCGCGGAACTGTTCCGCAGCCGCGATATGGACAAGGTCTATTGGGCCGTCACCGTCGGCGTGCCCAATCCGCCTTTCGGACAGATCCGCTGCTGGATGGTCAAAGGCGTGCCGGACGAGCATGAGGAAGATGGCTACCGTGTCGTCAATCCGAAGGCGCGCGGCCGCCGGGATTCAGATCGTGAGCGGATGTTCCGGTCAGCTCAGGGCGTTGAGGGGGCAAGGCACTCGATTACCGACTATGCCGTCGTCTCGACGGCAGGCCAGCGCGCAGCGTGGGTCGCCCTGAAGCCGCTGACCGGGCGCATGCACCAGCTTCGCTTCCACATGCTGGAAATGAACACATCCATCCTCGGTGACTTCAAATACCAGTGCCGCCGGGAAGTGCCGCAGGGGCTCGCGCCCGGACTGCACCTGCATGCGCGGGCGCTCATGATTCCTCGCCAGAACGCGAAGCCGCTGAAAATCGTCGCGCCGCTTTCACCGCATATGGCGCAGACTTTCGAAGCCCTCGGTTTCCTCGAACAGGAAGCCGGCAAGGATCCGCTCGCCCCCTTCGTCTGA
- a CDS encoding MBOAT family O-acyltransferase, with protein sequence MLFVEARFFLFFGIVFGLVWALRSNLWRKRVLTLASYVFYGAWDWRFLGLIMLVTIVSYLVGNAATLPESETRKRKWALGAGIVFSLCVLGLFKYFNFFADSFVDFAGLMGFNAGHVTLNLVLPVGISFYTFQAISYMVDVHRGVIHARRSFLDVAFYIAFFPQLVAGPIVRASDFIPQMDTARKWSDVAVRASVALFLVGFFKKACVSDNIAPYVDLIFADPSAYTAHSVIAGVLLYGIQIYCDFSGYSDMAIATAGLLGYKFPPNFNSPYLSRDIQIFWRRWHISLSSWLRDYLYIPLGGNRKGDMRRDVNLMTTMVLGGLWHGASFNFIIWGFLHGLALMVERTWSDHVAKRFNPMGLIGIIIGTAMTYYWVNLAWIFFRAPTLEESLSIAKTYMTFSSEGTQNLPAVVWPFILAMGVFHIISHRIKLGEMLAQIPPARFALATGALAALALSFVPLGYRPFIYFQF encoded by the coding sequence ATGCTGTTCGTTGAAGCCCGCTTTTTCCTCTTTTTCGGCATCGTCTTCGGCCTCGTCTGGGCGCTGCGCAGCAATCTTTGGCGCAAGCGCGTCCTGACGCTTGCCTCCTATGTGTTCTATGGCGCGTGGGACTGGCGGTTCCTCGGCCTGATCATGCTGGTGACGATTGTCAGCTATCTGGTCGGCAATGCGGCCACCCTGCCCGAGTCCGAAACGAGAAAACGCAAATGGGCGCTCGGCGCCGGTATTGTGTTTTCCTTGTGCGTCCTCGGACTGTTCAAATACTTCAACTTCTTCGCTGACAGTTTTGTCGACTTCGCAGGCCTGATGGGATTCAATGCCGGTCATGTGACGCTGAACCTCGTCCTGCCGGTCGGCATCAGCTTCTACACCTTCCAGGCCATCTCCTACATGGTGGACGTCCACCGCGGCGTGATCCACGCGCGGCGCAGCTTCCTGGATGTGGCCTTCTATATCGCCTTCTTCCCGCAGCTGGTGGCCGGCCCGATCGTGCGCGCGTCCGACTTCATCCCCCAGATGGACACCGCGCGGAAGTGGAGTGACGTCGCCGTGCGGGCGAGCGTGGCCCTTTTCCTGGTCGGCTTCTTCAAGAAAGCCTGCGTCTCCGATAATATCGCGCCCTATGTGGACCTGATCTTTGCCGATCCGTCCGCCTACACCGCGCACAGCGTGATCGCCGGCGTGCTGCTCTACGGCATCCAGATCTATTGCGACTTCTCGGGCTATTCCGACATGGCCATCGCGACGGCTGGCCTGCTGGGATACAAATTCCCGCCGAACTTCAACTCGCCATACCTGTCGCGCGACATCCAGATCTTCTGGCGCCGGTGGCATATCTCGCTGTCCAGCTGGCTGCGCGACTATCTCTACATTCCGCTCGGCGGGAACCGCAAAGGCGACATGCGCCGCGATGTGAACCTGATGACCACCATGGTTCTGGGCGGCCTGTGGCATGGCGCATCCTTCAACTTCATCATCTGGGGCTTCCTGCACGGCCTCGCCCTGATGGTCGAGCGGACCTGGAGCGACCATGTCGCCAAACGCTTCAACCCGATGGGCCTGATCGGCATCATCATCGGCACAGCGATGACCTATTACTGGGTCAACCTCGCCTGGATCTTCTTCCGCGCCCCGACGCTGGAGGAATCCCTGTCCATCGCGAAGACCTATATGACGTTCAGTTCCGAAGGCACGCAGAACCTGCCAGCCGTGGTGTGGCCGTTCATCCTGGCCATGGGGGTGTTCCACATCATCAGCCACAGGATCAAGCTGGGCGAAATGCTGGCGCAGATCCCGCCGGCCCGTTTCGCGCTGGCCACGGGCGCCCTTGCGGCACTGGCGCTCTCCTTCGTCCCGCTCGGCTACCGGCCCTTCATCTACTTCCAGTTCTGA
- a CDS encoding DUF1501 domain-containing protein, translating to MTLSRRHLLKGIGAGALSAATLTTLGNAMYGFQAANAAEVTGYKALVCIFLLGGCDTHDVLLPYDQSSYDSFRNIRGSMFGGYNGSRDRSQLLQLSPTNASDFGGRQFALPPEMSGVHDLFQSGNAAFVANTGPLIRPLNRSQWQSGSVPVPKQLFSHNDQQSTWAASAPEGAQYGWGGRFADASVLSGANTNREFSTITTVGNELFLTGQEVLPYQIGTDGADEIDILDDFSNSDITNLLRRHFSAADSNDSNLIEKDVARISDKSVVLNEAYNQAVANLVPISTQFPQSYLGSQMKAIANAIAIRDSLSVRRQVFFAAIGGFDTHSTQAADLPGHLSEVSAAITAFYAAMQELGVGNDVTTFTASDFGRTLAANGDGTDHGWGSHHLVVGGAVQGQRIYGDVPPAEFGHDQDADSGRLIPTISVEQYAEPLGRWFGLSDNDLAAALPNLSNFTATNPVQNIL from the coding sequence ATGACTCTTTCCCGCAGACACCTCCTCAAAGGCATCGGCGCCGGTGCGCTGAGCGCTGCAACGCTGACCACGCTCGGTAATGCCATGTACGGTTTCCAGGCGGCCAATGCCGCTGAAGTCACCGGCTACAAGGCGCTGGTCTGCATCTTCCTGCTCGGCGGATGCGACACGCACGACGTGCTGCTGCCTTACGATCAGTCATCCTATGACAGTTTCCGGAATATCCGCGGTTCCATGTTCGGCGGATACAATGGCAGCCGGGACCGGAGCCAGCTGCTGCAACTGTCACCGACGAACGCCAGCGACTTCGGCGGCCGCCAGTTCGCGCTGCCACCGGAAATGAGCGGCGTCCACGACCTGTTTCAATCGGGCAACGCAGCCTTTGTTGCCAATACCGGCCCGCTGATCCGGCCTCTGAACCGTTCGCAATGGCAGAGCGGAAGCGTGCCTGTGCCCAAGCAGCTGTTCTCGCACAATGACCAGCAGTCCACCTGGGCGGCAAGCGCACCGGAAGGCGCGCAATACGGATGGGGCGGCCGGTTTGCCGATGCGTCCGTCCTGTCAGGCGCGAACACCAACCGGGAATTCAGCACGATCACAACGGTCGGGAACGAACTTTTCCTGACGGGACAGGAAGTCCTGCCCTACCAGATCGGCACGGATGGTGCGGATGAAATCGACATCCTCGACGATTTCAGCAATTCCGACATCACGAACCTGCTGCGCCGCCATTTCTCGGCAGCCGATTCCAATGACAGCAACCTGATTGAAAAGGATGTGGCCCGGATTTCGGACAAGTCCGTTGTCCTCAACGAGGCCTACAACCAGGCCGTGGCGAACCTCGTCCCGATTTCGACCCAGTTCCCGCAATCCTATCTTGGCTCCCAGATGAAGGCGATCGCAAACGCCATCGCGATCCGGGATAGCCTGTCAGTACGGCGGCAGGTGTTCTTCGCAGCGATTGGCGGGTTTGACACCCACTCCACCCAGGCGGCTGACCTGCCGGGCCACCTGTCGGAAGTGTCAGCAGCCATCACCGCCTTCTACGCCGCCATGCAGGAGCTGGGTGTGGGCAATGACGTGACCACATTCACCGCGTCGGATTTCGGCCGCACACTCGCCGCCAATGGCGACGGCACCGATCATGGCTGGGGCTCACACCACCTCGTCGTGGGCGGCGCCGTTCAGGGCCAGCGGATCTATGGCGATGTCCCCCCGGCGGAATTCGGACACGACCAGGATGCCGACAGCGGCCGCCTGATCCCGACCATCTCCGTGGAACAGTATGCCGAACCACTCGGCCGCTGGTTCGGACTGAGCGATAACGACCTCGCCGCCGCCCTGCCGAACCTCAGCAATTTCACGGCCACCAATCCGGTGCAGAATATCCTGTAG
- a CDS encoding ATP12 family protein, whose protein sequence is MTTFPSDKPKRFYKEAAAEQMPGGWTVTLDGRTIKTPARAALCLPSQRLARAIAAEWNDQDEAIDLEGMHLTRLANVAIDRTPEVRDEMADELARYCETDLVCHLAEGPVELVERQEAYWRPVRDWAGQELDILLVPVEGVLASPQPDASLEAARQVALDMDDFRLTGTVYACGLFGSALLALAVAEGQLSAADAFEVSRVDEAWQIEQWGEDDEAKAVIEARRKEARALETWMRGLG, encoded by the coding sequence ATGACAACTTTTCCTTCCGATAAGCCGAAGCGCTTTTACAAAGAGGCCGCCGCAGAGCAGATGCCGGGCGGCTGGACCGTGACGCTCGACGGGCGCACCATCAAGACACCTGCCCGGGCCGCACTTTGTCTGCCCAGCCAGCGCCTCGCGCGTGCCATTGCCGCCGAGTGGAACGATCAGGATGAAGCCATCGATCTTGAGGGCATGCACCTGACGCGGCTTGCGAATGTCGCCATCGACCGGACCCCAGAGGTGCGTGATGAAATGGCGGACGAACTGGCGCGCTATTGTGAAACCGACCTTGTGTGCCACCTCGCTGAGGGGCCCGTGGAACTGGTCGAGCGGCAAGAGGCCTATTGGCGCCCGGTCCGCGATTGGGCCGGGCAGGAGCTGGACATCCTGCTGGTGCCGGTGGAGGGCGTGCTGGCCTCGCCCCAGCCGGATGCATCGCTGGAAGCCGCCCGTCAGGTGGCCCTGGACATGGACGATTTTCGCCTGACCGGCACGGTGTATGCCTGCGGCCTGTTCGGGTCTGCGCTGCTGGCCCTCGCCGTAGCCGAAGGACAGCTCTCTGCCGCGGACGCGTTCGAAGTGTCCCGCGTGGACGAGGCCTGGCAGATCGAGCAATGGGGCGAGGATGACGAGGCCAAAGCCGTCATCGAAGCCCGCCGCAAGGAAGCGCGCGCGCTGGAAACCTGGATGCGGGGCCTCGGCTAA
- a CDS encoding acyl-CoA carboxylase subunit beta: MQDVIEALEQKREQARLGGGERRIESQHAKGKLTARERIAVLLDEGSFEEYDMFVEHQCSDFGMESQRIPGDGVVTGQGTVNGRLVYVFSKDFTVFGGSLSKAHAAKIVKVQQAAARVGAPVIGIFDAGGARIQEGVDSLAGYADIFMENVLSSGVIPQISVIMGPCAGGDVYSPAMTDFIFMVKDTSYMYVTGPDVVKTVTNEEVTHESLGGASVHAAKSGVVDGAFENDIEALVQMRRLIDFLPGSNREDPPVRDVFDDVERVDESLDTLIPPNPNSPYDMRELIEKVADEGDFFEISPKFGANVLCGFGRIEGSTVGFVANQPMTLAGVLDIDASRKAARFVRFCDCFNIPIVTFVDVPGFMPGTKQEYGGLIKHGAKLLFAYAEATVPKVTVITRKAYGGAYDVMSSKHLRGDVNYAWPTAEIAVMGAKGAVEIIFRKDIGDAEKIAEHTKMYEDNFANPYVAARKGYIDDIIMPHSTRRRVAKSLRTLKNKQLENPWKKHDNIPL; encoded by the coding sequence ATGCAGGATGTGATCGAAGCACTGGAGCAGAAACGCGAACAGGCCCGCCTCGGCGGCGGTGAGCGGCGGATCGAATCCCAGCACGCCAAAGGCAAGCTGACGGCCCGCGAACGCATCGCTGTCCTGCTCGATGAAGGCAGCTTCGAAGAGTATGACATGTTCGTGGAGCACCAGTGCTCTGACTTCGGCATGGAAAGCCAGCGCATCCCCGGTGACGGCGTCGTCACCGGCCAGGGCACGGTCAATGGCCGCCTCGTTTACGTCTTCTCCAAGGATTTCACCGTCTTCGGCGGTTCGCTCTCCAAGGCGCACGCGGCGAAGATCGTGAAGGTCCAGCAGGCGGCGGCCCGCGTCGGCGCCCCGGTGATCGGCATTTTCGATGCCGGCGGCGCGCGCATCCAGGAAGGCGTGGACAGCCTCGCTGGCTATGCCGACATCTTCATGGAGAATGTGCTCTCCTCCGGCGTCATCCCGCAGATCTCCGTCATCATGGGCCCGTGCGCCGGCGGGGACGTTTACTCCCCGGCCATGACGGACTTCATCTTCATGGTGAAGGACACCTCCTACATGTACGTCACCGGCCCGGACGTGGTGAAGACCGTGACGAATGAGGAAGTCACCCACGAGTCGCTCGGCGGGGCCTCCGTGCACGCGGCCAAGTCCGGCGTGGTCGATGGCGCGTTCGAGAACGACATCGAGGCGCTGGTGCAGATGCGCCGCCTGATCGACTTCCTGCCGGGGTCCAACCGCGAAGACCCGCCGGTGCGTGACGTGTTCGACGATGTCGAGCGCGTGGACGAGAGCCTCGACACGCTGATCCCGCCGAACCCGAACTCGCCTTACGACATGCGCGAGCTGATCGAGAAAGTGGCTGACGAGGGCGACTTCTTCGAGATCAGCCCGAAATTCGGTGCCAACGTGCTCTGCGGCTTCGGCCGGATCGAAGGCTCCACCGTGGGCTTCGTCGCTAACCAGCCGATGACGCTGGCCGGCGTTCTGGACATCGACGCCTCCCGCAAGGCGGCGCGCTTCGTGCGCTTCTGCGACTGTTTCAACATCCCGATCGTCACCTTCGTGGACGTGCCGGGCTTCATGCCGGGCACCAAGCAGGAATATGGCGGCCTCATCAAGCATGGCGCGAAGCTGCTGTTCGCCTATGCCGAAGCCACCGTGCCGAAAGTCACCGTCATTACACGGAAAGCCTATGGCGGCGCCTATGACGTGATGAGCTCCAAGCATTTGCGCGGCGACGTGAACTATGCCTGGCCGACGGCCGAGATCGCCGTGATGGGCGCCAAGGGTGCGGTCGAAATCATCTTCCGCAAAGACATCGGCGACGCCGAAAAGATCGCCGAGCACACGAAGATGTACGAAGACAATTTCGCCAACCCCTATGTCGCCGCGCGCAAAGGCTATATCGACGACATCATCATGCCCCACTCAACCCGCCGCCGCGTCGCCAAATCTCTCCGCACGCTGAAAAACAAGCAGCTGGAAAACCCGTGGAAGAAGCACGATAATATTCCACTATGA
- a CDS encoding HAD-IA family hydrolase, with amino-acid sequence MTDLRLAIWDVDGTIVDSRETIHNVMVEAFRQSGLVPPEYDDTRRIVGLSLHEACAQLAPDASADEIERLVTDYRNTWVRARGQPDFHQPLYDGALETLEALRDEGWLIGMATGKTRAGIASLFKLHQLEHFFDTVWCADDGPGKPHPHMVEQAMGALGVAPGASLMIGDAIHDIAMGRAAGVRTLGVSWGFGEAHELEDAGAHEVHHDFGTLRESVLKFLPASER; translated from the coding sequence ATGACTGACCTGCGCCTCGCCATTTGGGATGTCGACGGAACGATCGTCGACAGCCGTGAGACGATCCACAATGTCATGGTGGAGGCCTTCCGGCAGTCCGGCTTGGTGCCCCCGGAGTATGACGATACACGCCGGATCGTCGGGCTTAGTCTGCATGAAGCCTGCGCCCAGCTGGCACCGGACGCCTCGGCGGATGAGATCGAGCGGCTCGTCACGGACTACCGGAACACCTGGGTGCGTGCCCGCGGGCAGCCCGATTTCCACCAGCCGCTCTATGACGGCGCGCTGGAAACGCTGGAAGCCCTGCGCGACGAAGGCTGGCTGATCGGCATGGCGACCGGCAAGACGCGGGCAGGCATCGCCAGCCTGTTCAAACTGCACCAGCTGGAGCATTTCTTCGACACGGTCTGGTGCGCCGATGACGGCCCCGGCAAGCCGCACCCGCACATGGTGGAGCAGGCCATGGGCGCCCTTGGCGTGGCGCCCGGCGCGAGCCTGATGATCGGCGATGCTATTCACGACATCGCCATGGGCCGCGCGGCCGGGGTGCGCACCCTCGGCGTCAGCTGGGGCTTCGGCGAAGCGCATGAACTGGAAGACGCCGGCGCGCATGAAGTCCACCACGATTTCGGCACACTTAGGGAAAGTGTCCTGAAGTTTTTACCCGCCTCTGAGCGATAG
- a CDS encoding DUF1800 domain-containing protein: MKKSLAITATAVSLAVLMTACGGGGGGTSSGGDSGGIPMPPPPPPPPPPPPPPPPPPPPPPPPASAGDIAFETQASTSRLLTQATFGPTTEDLDQLTGTSGAAWLVQEFAKPATLNLDWVVNFMDQPNSRTVEGYINDRGGAAPTYSFWINAITADDQLRQRVAFALSQIIVVSHHETASATYNRPRAVAYYQDILTRNAFGNYRDILEEITYSPAMGLYLTYYQNQKEDPATQRMPDENYAREIMQLFTIGLNELNLDGTEKTGANGQPIPTYDNTDVTGLAKVFTGLSLNSGDFFDSIWDVPESLQSTPMKMFPEYHSTSAKTFLGVTIPAGTSGTESIDIALDTLFEHPNLAPFISRQMIQRMVTSNPSPDYVRRVATAFENGRYTLPDGTNVGDGRRGSMEALVAAILMDAEARSDDMLAFDTFGKIREPAIRFVQWARAFDASSVTPQNSFDPYDPTTRADLGQSPYESPSVFNFYRPGYIAPGSATGAAGMTVPELQITNSSTLVGYANFIAHFAFAEALNGNDQHNSSFIPDYTDERALASDPAALVDHLDALLASGQLSDEVRNNIVQTVGAIPLTNENVSNYDGQLTRIGTAVLMVMTSPDYLVQR, encoded by the coding sequence ATGAAAAAATCATTGGCCATTACGGCAACGGCTGTTTCGCTCGCGGTACTGATGACCGCCTGCGGCGGTGGCGGCGGCGGAACGAGCAGCGGAGGCGACTCCGGCGGCATACCCATGCCTCCACCTCCGCCACCACCTCCACCACCTCCTCCACCACCACCGCCGCCTCCGCCGCCTCCCCCTCCGCCGGCGTCTGCCGGGGATATTGCGTTTGAAACGCAGGCGAGCACGTCCCGCCTCCTGACCCAGGCGACGTTCGGCCCGACCACGGAAGATCTCGACCAACTGACCGGAACCAGCGGCGCGGCCTGGCTCGTCCAGGAATTCGCGAAACCGGCGACTCTCAACCTCGACTGGGTCGTAAACTTCATGGACCAGCCCAATTCCCGCACGGTCGAGGGATACATCAACGACCGCGGCGGCGCGGCACCGACCTATTCCTTCTGGATCAATGCGATTACGGCGGACGACCAGCTGCGCCAGCGCGTCGCCTTCGCCCTGTCTCAGATCATCGTTGTGTCCCACCACGAAACCGCCAGCGCGACCTATAACCGGCCGCGCGCGGTGGCTTATTACCAGGACATCCTGACCCGGAACGCTTTCGGCAACTATCGCGACATCCTGGAAGAGATCACCTATTCACCGGCCATGGGGCTCTACCTGACCTATTACCAGAACCAGAAGGAAGACCCGGCCACCCAACGCATGCCCGACGAGAACTATGCCCGGGAGATCATGCAGCTGTTCACCATCGGCCTGAACGAGCTGAACCTCGACGGCACCGAGAAAACCGGCGCCAACGGACAGCCCATTCCGACCTATGACAATACCGATGTGACGGGGCTCGCCAAAGTCTTCACCGGGCTCAGCCTGAACAGCGGTGACTTCTTCGACTCGATCTGGGACGTACCGGAAAGCCTGCAGTCGACCCCGATGAAGATGTTCCCCGAATATCATTCGACTTCGGCGAAGACCTTTCTCGGCGTGACGATCCCGGCGGGCACCAGCGGAACAGAGAGCATCGACATCGCGCTCGACACGCTTTTCGAACACCCGAACCTTGCGCCCTTCATCAGCCGCCAGATGATCCAACGGATGGTCACCAGCAACCCGTCGCCGGATTATGTGAGGCGCGTGGCAACGGCATTCGAGAATGGACGCTACACCCTGCCGGACGGAACCAATGTCGGCGACGGCCGCCGCGGCTCCATGGAAGCCCTGGTCGCGGCGATCTTGATGGATGCCGAAGCGCGGTCCGATGACATGCTGGCCTTCGACACATTCGGAAAGATCCGGGAGCCGGCCATCCGCTTCGTGCAATGGGCCCGTGCGTTCGACGCCTCCAGCGTCACACCGCAGAATTCGTTCGACCCTTACGATCCGACGACGCGGGCAGACCTCGGGCAATCCCCTTATGAATCCCCGTCGGTCTTCAACTTCTATCGTCCGGGATATATCGCACCGGGCAGCGCCACCGGGGCTGCTGGCATGACCGTGCCGGAATTGCAGATCACGAACAGCTCCACCCTGGTCGGCTATGCCAATTTCATAGCGCACTTTGCCTTCGCCGAAGCGCTGAACGGCAATGACCAGCACAATTCCAGCTTCATCCCGGACTATACCGATGAACGCGCCCTGGCGAGCGATCCAGCCGCCCTGGTCGATCATCTCGACGCGCTGCTCGCTTCAGGCCAGCTGTCGGATGAAGTGCGGAACAATATCGTACAGACGGTTGGCGCCATTCCTTTGACGAATGAGAACGTCTCCAATTATGACGGACAGCTGACCCGGATCGGCACTGCCGTCCTGATGGTCATGACGTCCCCTGATTACCTTGTGCAGCGTTAG
- the crcB gene encoding fluoride efflux transporter CrcB yields the protein MNGFLAVAAGGALGAAMRHGVGQLAMRHMPDHWPYGTFAVNILGSFFMGFLISWLAFRGQGGPQELRLFLATGLLGGFTTFSAFSLEVANYVRSGDMTRAAAYAGLSVALGLVALLIGLWIARKVFA from the coding sequence ATGAACGGATTTCTTGCAGTCGCAGCAGGTGGCGCGCTCGGCGCGGCCATGCGCCATGGGGTCGGGCAGCTGGCGATGCGCCACATGCCCGATCACTGGCCCTATGGCACATTTGCCGTGAACATTCTCGGCAGCTTCTTCATGGGCTTCCTGATCAGCTGGCTGGCCTTTCGCGGGCAGGGCGGGCCGCAGGAACTGCGCCTGTTTCTTGCGACGGGGCTGCTTGGCGGCTTTACGACGTTTTCTGCGTTTTCGCTGGAAGTGGCGAACTATGTCCGCTCCGGCGACATGACACGGGCCGCGGCGTATGCCGGCCTGTCGGTCGCCCTGGGGCTGGTGGCCCTGTTGATTGGTCTCTGGATTGCCCGGAAGGTGTTTGCATGA
- a CDS encoding polysaccharide deacetylase family protein codes for MRPALRPLLRATAFAGLVMISACLDAASETECGPDALGVSRTLMLTPESPPPYDLLQPGEVILTFDDGPAWYRTKRVMNELSKECTQATFFLQGNKAEASSGIAKSIREAGHSVGSHSWDHANLADLPLEEAVANALHGQAAVSAAIGEDTPLFRFPFIATTPELSEAIKAEGLIDVTVTVDGADWTGIPPEDSVAQILAMLEQHNRRGMVLLHDPFPMSARRTRLLLQSLKSEGYRVVALEQPGN; via the coding sequence ATGCGACCTGCCCTGCGCCCCCTGCTGCGAGCGACTGCCTTTGCAGGCCTTGTCATGATCTCTGCATGCCTTGATGCCGCATCAGAAACAGAGTGCGGGCCTGATGCGCTGGGCGTTTCCCGCACGCTGATGCTGACGCCTGAGTCGCCGCCGCCTTATGACCTGCTTCAGCCCGGCGAAGTGATCCTCACCTTTGATGACGGCCCGGCCTGGTACCGCACCAAGCGCGTCATGAACGAGCTGTCGAAAGAGTGCACTCAGGCCACCTTCTTCCTTCAGGGAAACAAGGCCGAAGCCTCATCCGGCATCGCAAAATCGATCCGGGAGGCCGGCCATTCGGTGGGCAGCCACAGCTGGGATCATGCGAACCTGGCCGACCTGCCACTGGAGGAAGCCGTGGCAAACGCCCTCCATGGGCAGGCGGCCGTGTCAGCGGCAATCGGAGAGGACACACCGCTCTTCCGCTTTCCGTTCATCGCCACCACGCCGGAACTCTCTGAAGCGATCAAGGCCGAAGGCCTGATCGATGTCACCGTAACCGTGGATGGCGCCGACTGGACCGGGATTCCCCCGGAAGACTCTGTCGCGCAGATCCTGGCCATGCTGGAACAGCACAACCGGCGCGGCATGGTGCTGCTGCACGACCCGTTTCCCATGTCTGCACGGCGCACGCGTCTTCTGCTGCAGTCATTGAAGTCTGAGGGTTATCGCGTCGTCGCGCTGGAACAACCGGGAAATTAA